One part of the Suncus etruscus isolate mSunEtr1 chromosome 2, mSunEtr1.pri.cur, whole genome shotgun sequence genome encodes these proteins:
- the LOC126001764 gene encoding olfactory receptor 11H6-like: MYILLANFSFLEIWYVTSTVPNMLANFLSDTNTISFSGCFIQFYFFFSMGTTETFFLSAMAYDRYLAICKPLHYPTIMTVQRCTRMGACCWVSGFSCFLLPVYLISQLPFCGPNTIDHFLCDPGPLIKLACVPAPATEITCAIFNSVLIFSTFLFITSSYTLVIRAVLRVPSAEGRRKAFSTCGSHLAVVSLFYGSIMVMYVSPTADNPSGIQKIVTLFYSVMTPFFNPLIYSFRNKEMKKALKKMFRVIRFGPKKTLKN, from the coding sequence ATGTACATCCTGCTAGctaatttttctttcctagagATCTGGTATGTCACTTCTACTGTCCCCAACATGCTAGCCAACTTTCTCTCTGACACCAACACAATCTCCTTCTCTGGCTGCTTTATTCAgttctacttcttcttctctATGGGCACCACTGagactttcttcctttctgccatGGCTTATGACAGGTATCTTGCTATATGCAAGCCCCTTCACTACCCCACAATCATGACAGTTCAACGCTGCACCAGAATGGGAGCTTGCTGCTGGGTATCTGGATTCTCCTGTTTCCTCTTACCAGTTTATCTCATATCCCAACTGCCCTTTTGTGGCCCCAATACTATTGATCACTTTTTATGTGACCCAGGACCCCTTATAAAGTTAGCCTGTGTGCCAGCTCCTGCCACTGAGATAACCTGTGCCATCTTTAACTCTGTCCTCATTTTCTCCACCTTCCTCTTCATTACCAGCTCCTACACCCTGGTGATCAGAGCTGTACTAAGGGTCCCTTCAGCAGAAGGTCGACGTAAAGCTTTCTCCACATGTGGCTCCCATCTGGCTGTAGTATCCTTGTTCTATGGCTCTATTATGGTGATGTACGTGAGCCCAACAGCAGACAATCCCTCTGGGATTCAGAAAattgtgactttattttattctgtgaTGACTCCATTTTTCAATCCATTAATCTATAGCTTCAGAAATAAGGAGATGAAGAAGGccctgaaaaaaatgttcagggtTATCAGATTTGGTccaaaaaaaactctcaaaaattaG